From Rudanella lutea DSM 19387, a single genomic window includes:
- a CDS encoding tetratricopeptide repeat protein → MEQLERIDRYLDRTLPVDEADKLEQMLQIDFELQSLLDRVTIVKDAVRSAGLRNQVRDLHFQFMHELDLDQPGDDVSDTAPEKVIVRPLWYQQPVRWTARIAASGLLLLLGYGTFQYATTNVGTLYSAKFIKYELPNTRGSEEAKTSLDVLYQAGNYDAVIEAFMTSPTQTQRDQFLTAMAYLQKEQYGQAIERFSTLRTLNEQNNRQLFEQESDYYLALAYLGNERIDEAYSLFKKIKNTPRHLYNQNVTEQDLWKLNLLRWKK, encoded by the coding sequence ATGGAACAGCTCGAACGGATTGATCGGTATCTAGACCGAACATTGCCTGTTGATGAAGCAGATAAGCTGGAGCAAATGCTTCAGATTGACTTCGAGTTGCAAAGTCTGCTGGATCGGGTTACAATCGTCAAAGACGCCGTCCGGTCGGCAGGCCTTCGCAATCAGGTCCGCGATCTGCATTTCCAGTTTATGCACGAACTGGATCTGGACCAACCTGGTGATGATGTCTCTGACACGGCACCCGAGAAGGTAATAGTACGGCCACTCTGGTACCAGCAGCCCGTCCGGTGGACGGCCCGAATTGCCGCCAGTGGCTTGTTGCTCCTGCTCGGGTACGGCACATTCCAGTACGCCACCACGAACGTCGGGACGCTGTATAGTGCGAAGTTTATAAAGTACGAGTTGCCCAATACCAGGGGTTCTGAAGAAGCCAAAACGTCGCTCGACGTTCTGTATCAGGCAGGTAATTACGATGCAGTCATTGAGGCATTTATGACCTCACCGACGCAGACGCAGCGCGATCAGTTTCTGACGGCAATGGCCTATCTGCAGAAGGAACAGTATGGTCAGGCAATCGAGCGGTTCAGTACGCTTCGGACCCTGAACGAACAGAACAACCGGCAACTATTTGAACAGGAAAGCGACTACTATCTGGCGTTGGCTTACCTGGGCAACGAGCGAATTGATGAAGCCTATTCGCTCTTTAAGAAGATCAAAAACACCCCTCGTCACCTCTACAACCAGAACGTGACGGAGCAGGATTTATGGAAACTAAACCTGTTGCGGTGGAAAAAGTAA
- a CDS encoding RNA polymerase sigma factor, whose product MSGTKRTLNSLSDTDLLAGIKTGDGIERAMRFIYQSHYRMLESYVCNNSGDPDDAADLIQEVMVTFIELVQKDKFRGETTVKSFLYTLTRNLWISELRKRGNDAKRNEEFETSRDTLEADAAQYVMYKEAQKTIVALFDKLGAVCKQILTLFYYEDLSMKEIMERTEYDNEQVVRNRKYKCLKELTDLVNSSPATFDNIKAALQRTK is encoded by the coding sequence ATGTCAGGTACGAAACGGACACTAAACAGCTTATCTGATACCGACCTTTTAGCAGGTATCAAAACAGGTGATGGCATTGAACGAGCCATGCGGTTCATTTATCAATCTCATTACCGGATGCTGGAAAGCTATGTGTGCAACAATAGTGGTGACCCGGACGACGCAGCCGATTTGATTCAGGAGGTAATGGTTACGTTTATCGAATTGGTGCAGAAAGACAAGTTTCGGGGTGAGACAACGGTAAAATCGTTTTTGTACACCCTCACCCGGAATTTGTGGATCAGCGAATTACGTAAGCGCGGTAACGACGCCAAGCGTAATGAGGAATTTGAAACGAGCCGGGACACTCTCGAAGCTGATGCCGCTCAGTATGTTATGTACAAGGAGGCTCAGAAGACTATAGTGGCTTTGTTTGATAAACTCGGAGCCGTCTGTAAGCAGATTCTGACCTTGTTTTACTACGAAGATCTTTCAATGAAAGAGATTATGGAACGTACTGAATATGATAACGAACAGGTAGTTCGGAATCGAAAGTATAAATGCTTGAAAGAGTTAACGGATCTGGTAAACTCCTCGCCAGCCACTTTTGATAACATAAAAGCTGCGTTGCAGCGCACCAAATGA
- the dnaE gene encoding DNA polymerase III subunit alpha, whose protein sequence is MQFSHLHCHTQYSLLDGQADIKKLIKKAKADNMPAVAITDHGNMFGVFEFVAEAAKQGIKPIVGCEFYVVEDHTRKQFTKEQKDVRYHQLLLAKNPTGYKNLVKLCSLGYMEGLYGKYPRVTKELIDKYKEGLIATTCCIGAIVPKTILKKGEAEGEKEFKWWLDRFGEDYYVELQRHEIPDQIRANEVLVKFAVKHNVKIIASNDSHYVDRDDWVAHDILLCVNTGEKQSTPSMKEFSDDEVMPKNTRFAFFSDQFYFKNTQEMSTLFHDLPQAIDNTNEIVDKVETLKLKRDILLPNFPIPSEFQIHDDDVANQWEFLKHLTYEGARKRYGEIESHVQERLDFELFTIKTMGFAGYFLIVADFIKAGRDLGVMVGPGRGSAAGSAVAYCIGITNIDPIKYDLLFERFLNPDRKSMPDIDTDFDDEGRQKVIDYVVQKYGKQQVAAIVTYGTMAAKSAIKDVSRVMDLPLNDANALAKLVPDKPTYNMTLRRIFEDPIDGPGGLSNLIQPEEVENVKRMRALEAGDQSVGRAMKLIDTEKVQNVLQQARRLEGTVRNTGVHAAGIIIAPDDLSNIVPVSTSKDTNLIITQYEGKVIEDAGVIKMDFLGLRNLTIIKECLRLVKQNHGGLFVNGVETDIDDIPLDDPKAYELFQRGETNAIFQFESDGMKKYMKDLKPDRFEDLIAMNALYRPGPIQYIPTFINRKHGREEVKYDLPEMEEYLADTYGITVYQEQLMLLSQKLGNFTKGDADVLRKAMGKKQKDVLDKMKGKFMDGCKANGLNLKICEKVWTDWEAFASYAFNKSHSTCYAFVAYQTAYLKTYYPAEYMAAVLTSCLGNIEKITFFLEECKALGIPVLGPDVNESERVFGVNKKGEIRFGLGGIKGAGDAAVEAIIEERKAGGPYGDIFDFAVRVNLRTVNKKTLESLAYAGAFDALDEYHRAQYFEVPAGETGTYLEKIIRYANNYHAEKSASQQSLFGGAGGDPMIPKPKPPIVPEWNQIEKLKFEKDVVGFYITGHPLDEFKLEIDGFCNCTLDKVYEVRTPEIKVAGIVSSVMQRIAKNGNPFVIFKLEDYSGSMEMTLFGEDYVRMGQYIELGRFLHVTGKTQNRWNSDQLEFKATNIRLLTEMREKMCKEVRVSLALQSVNAQMIAQINELVAAHPGNCTFLLNVSDPDERIEVSLLSRTVKVSPANTFIRGLEKLDGVVCKVA, encoded by the coding sequence ATGCAGTTCTCTCACCTTCATTGCCACACTCAATACTCCCTGCTCGACGGACAGGCTGATATTAAGAAGCTTATCAAAAAAGCAAAGGCCGACAATATGCCCGCGGTGGCAATCACCGATCACGGCAATATGTTTGGTGTGTTTGAGTTTGTAGCCGAAGCGGCTAAGCAGGGAATCAAGCCTATTGTCGGGTGCGAGTTTTACGTGGTCGAAGATCATACGCGTAAGCAATTCACTAAAGAGCAAAAAGATGTTCGGTACCATCAGCTGTTGCTTGCCAAAAATCCAACCGGCTACAAAAACCTGGTGAAGTTGTGCTCACTGGGTTACATGGAGGGCCTGTACGGCAAATACCCCCGTGTGACCAAGGAGCTTATTGATAAGTACAAAGAGGGCCTCATTGCTACCACCTGCTGTATTGGCGCTATTGTGCCCAAAACGATTCTGAAAAAAGGGGAAGCAGAGGGCGAAAAAGAGTTTAAATGGTGGCTCGACCGGTTTGGTGAAGACTATTATGTGGAGCTACAACGCCACGAGATTCCCGATCAGATCAGGGCGAATGAGGTTCTGGTGAAGTTTGCGGTAAAGCATAATGTAAAAATTATTGCCTCCAACGACTCGCACTATGTTGACCGCGATGATTGGGTAGCGCACGACATTCTGCTGTGCGTAAATACCGGTGAAAAGCAGAGCACCCCTTCGATGAAGGAATTCAGCGACGACGAGGTGATGCCCAAAAATACCCGGTTTGCGTTCTTCTCCGATCAGTTCTACTTCAAGAACACGCAGGAGATGAGCACCTTGTTTCATGACCTGCCGCAGGCTATTGACAACACCAACGAGATTGTCGACAAGGTAGAAACGCTCAAGCTGAAACGGGATATTCTGCTACCTAACTTCCCGATTCCCAGTGAGTTTCAAATTCACGACGACGATGTAGCCAATCAGTGGGAATTCCTGAAGCACCTGACGTACGAAGGGGCCCGTAAACGCTACGGCGAAATTGAGTCGCACGTACAGGAGCGCCTGGATTTTGAGTTGTTCACGATCAAGACAATGGGCTTTGCGGGCTACTTCCTGATCGTAGCCGACTTTATCAAGGCTGGGCGGGATTTGGGCGTGATGGTGGGGCCGGGCCGGGGGTCGGCCGCCGGCAGTGCAGTGGCGTATTGCATCGGTATTACCAACATCGACCCTATTAAGTACGATCTGCTTTTCGAACGGTTCCTGAATCCCGACCGGAAATCAATGCCCGATATTGATACGGACTTTGACGATGAAGGTCGGCAAAAGGTGATCGACTATGTGGTGCAGAAGTACGGTAAGCAGCAAGTGGCGGCTATTGTCACGTACGGTACCATGGCGGCCAAATCGGCGATCAAAGACGTGTCGCGCGTGATGGACCTGCCCCTCAACGACGCCAACGCACTCGCTAAATTGGTACCCGACAAGCCGACGTACAACATGACGCTCCGTCGGATTTTCGAAGATCCGATCGACGGGCCGGGTGGGCTTTCCAACCTGATTCAGCCCGAAGAGGTCGAGAACGTGAAGCGGATGCGGGCGCTCGAAGCGGGCGATCAGAGCGTGGGGCGGGCCATGAAGCTGATTGACACCGAAAAGGTACAGAATGTGCTTCAGCAGGCGCGTCGGCTCGAAGGTACAGTGCGAAACACGGGGGTTCACGCGGCCGGGATCATCATTGCGCCCGACGATTTGTCGAACATTGTTCCGGTATCAACTTCTAAAGATACCAACCTGATTATCACCCAGTATGAGGGTAAGGTAATTGAGGACGCGGGGGTAATCAAGATGGACTTTTTGGGGTTACGAAACCTCACCATCATTAAGGAATGCCTGCGGCTGGTGAAGCAAAACCACGGAGGGCTGTTCGTAAACGGGGTCGAAACAGATATTGATGATATTCCGCTCGACGACCCCAAAGCGTACGAACTGTTTCAGCGGGGCGAAACCAACGCCATTTTCCAGTTCGAATCCGACGGGATGAAGAAGTACATGAAGGACCTGAAACCCGACCGGTTTGAGGACCTCATTGCGATGAACGCCCTGTACCGACCCGGCCCGATTCAGTACATCCCGACGTTTATTAACCGGAAACACGGCCGCGAGGAGGTGAAGTATGATCTTCCCGAAATGGAGGAGTATCTGGCTGATACGTATGGCATTACGGTGTATCAGGAGCAGCTGATGCTCTTGTCGCAGAAGCTCGGCAACTTTACCAAAGGCGACGCCGACGTGCTTCGGAAGGCGATGGGGAAGAAGCAGAAGGACGTACTCGATAAGATGAAAGGTAAGTTTATGGATGGCTGCAAAGCCAACGGACTGAACCTGAAAATCTGCGAAAAAGTATGGACCGACTGGGAAGCGTTTGCGTCGTATGCTTTCAATAAGTCGCACTCAACTTGTTACGCTTTTGTCGCTTACCAGACGGCGTACTTAAAAACATATTACCCCGCCGAATACATGGCGGCCGTATTGACGTCTTGCCTGGGCAACATCGAAAAGATTACGTTCTTCCTCGAAGAATGTAAAGCCTTGGGTATCCCGGTATTGGGCCCAGACGTAAACGAATCGGAGCGCGTATTTGGGGTGAACAAAAAAGGCGAAATCCGCTTTGGATTGGGGGGAATCAAAGGGGCTGGCGATGCCGCCGTTGAAGCAATTATCGAAGAGCGGAAAGCTGGTGGGCCGTATGGGGATATCTTCGACTTTGCGGTACGGGTAAACCTCAGAACGGTAAACAAGAAAACCCTCGAATCGCTGGCGTATGCCGGTGCTTTTGATGCGCTCGATGAGTACCACCGGGCGCAGTATTTCGAAGTGCCCGCGGGCGAAACAGGTACGTATCTGGAAAAAATTATCCGGTACGCCAACAACTACCACGCCGAAAAGTCGGCGAGTCAGCAGTCGCTGTTTGGTGGGGCAGGAGGGGACCCCATGATTCCGAAACCCAAGCCACCCATTGTTCCCGAATGGAATCAGATTGAAAAGCTGAAGTTTGAAAAGGACGTGGTTGGCTTCTACATTACGGGCCACCCACTCGATGAATTCAAGCTTGAAATAGATGGCTTTTGTAACTGCACGCTCGACAAGGTGTATGAGGTACGGACGCCCGAAATCAAAGTAGCAGGTATTGTCTCGTCGGTGATGCAGCGGATCGCTAAAAATGGAAACCCGTTTGTGATCTTCAAGCTCGAAGATTATTCGGGTTCGATGGAGATGACCCTGTTTGGCGAAGATTACGTCCGAATGGGCCAATACATTGAGCTGGGGCGCTTTCTGCACGTGACGGGCAAGACCCAAAACCGCTGGAACTCCGACCAACTGGAGTTTAAGGCAACCAACATCCGGCTGCTGACTGAGATGCGCGAGAAAATGTGCAAGGAAGTTCGGGTGTCGCTGGCGCTGCAATCCGTTAACGCGCAGATGATTGCCCAGATCAACGAGCTGGTAGCGGCTCACCCCGGCAATTGCACGTTTTTACTGAACGTGTCGGACCCCGACGAGCGCATCGAAGTGAGTTTGTTGTCAAGAACGGTGAAGGTTAGTCCGGCCAATACGTTTATTCGGGGATTAGAAAAGCTGGATGGCGTGGTTTGTAAGGTAGCTTAA
- a CDS encoding DUF6786 family protein, with amino-acid sequence MKPARLLPCLYLMAGLVACTSANQPSDTMNQPGTFGYDLQFLKAKDPDLALLTDPDDSLAQVIVSARYQGKVFTSTANGAAGQSFGWVNYKAFEGEPQPHMNAYGGENRLWLGPEGGQYSLFFKPGTRMEFANWQTPAAIDTEPWTVVSRQPRELVMEKKATLLNYSGTQLAIRLDRAVRLLSRQQVGEALGMALGDDIRPVGYLTENALTNIGTSAWTRETGAPCLWVLDMLMPSDQTTIVVPYEQAGTGPVVTTDYFGAIPPERITYQNGVLFFKADGKSRGKIGLTGKRAKPVAGSYDAGNEVLTLTLFEVDKEGTYLNQAWKLVPAPYLGDAVNAYNDGPLADGSQMGPFYELESVSPGAFLGPGGSLRHTHKVLHLTGDRAKLDEIARKVLGVSLDQIRKALP; translated from the coding sequence ATGAAGCCTGCCCGATTGTTGCCCTGTTTGTATCTGATGGCTGGGTTGGTGGCCTGCACGTCGGCCAATCAACCATCCGATACCATGAATCAGCCTGGAACCTTTGGGTACGACCTCCAATTTCTGAAAGCCAAGGACCCCGATTTGGCCCTCCTGACCGATCCCGACGATAGCCTGGCGCAGGTGATTGTGTCGGCCCGGTATCAGGGTAAGGTATTTACCTCAACAGCTAATGGCGCGGCCGGTCAAAGTTTTGGCTGGGTCAACTACAAAGCGTTTGAGGGTGAGCCGCAACCCCACATGAATGCCTACGGGGGCGAAAATCGGTTGTGGCTTGGTCCGGAAGGGGGGCAATATAGCCTGTTTTTCAAGCCCGGCACCCGTATGGAGTTTGCCAATTGGCAGACCCCGGCGGCTATTGATACAGAGCCCTGGACCGTGGTGTCGCGGCAGCCGCGCGAGCTGGTGATGGAGAAAAAAGCCACCCTGCTCAATTACAGCGGTACGCAGCTTGCCATTCGTCTCGACCGGGCTGTGCGGTTGCTGTCCCGGCAGCAGGTGGGCGAAGCGCTCGGAATGGCACTCGGTGACGATATCCGGCCGGTTGGGTATCTGACCGAAAATGCACTGACTAATATCGGTACGTCGGCCTGGACACGCGAAACCGGGGCACCCTGCCTCTGGGTGCTCGATATGCTCATGCCCAGCGACCAGACAACCATTGTGGTGCCATACGAGCAAGCCGGTACGGGTCCTGTAGTCACTACCGATTATTTCGGGGCCATTCCGCCCGAACGAATTACGTACCAGAACGGCGTACTATTCTTCAAGGCTGATGGTAAAAGTCGGGGTAAAATTGGACTTACCGGCAAGCGGGCCAAGCCGGTGGCCGGTAGCTACGATGCCGGTAATGAGGTGCTGACGCTCACGTTGTTCGAGGTTGACAAGGAGGGGACGTACCTCAATCAGGCCTGGAAGCTGGTGCCCGCCCCGTACCTGGGCGATGCCGTGAATGCGTACAACGATGGTCCGTTGGCCGACGGCTCGCAGATGGGGCCGTTTTATGAGTTGGAAAGCGTATCGCCGGGGGCCTTTTTAGGTCCGGGCGGCTCATTGCGACACACCCACAAGGTACTGCACCTGACCGGCGACCGGGCCAAACTCGACGAAATAGCCCGCAAGGTGCTGGGCGTATCGCTCGATCAGATTAGAAAAGCGTTGCCGTAG
- the gloA2 gene encoding SMU1112c/YaeR family gloxylase I-like metalloprotein — translation MLALQHVHHIAIIGSDYEVSKRFYTEVLGLTVIQEVYRAERQSYKLDLALHGQYVIELFSFPNPPARPSRPEATGLRHLAFAVADVQATVDALQKHGIEAEPIRTDELTGKTFTFIADPDGLPIEFYAS, via the coding sequence ATGCTCGCGCTTCAACACGTTCACCACATTGCTATTATTGGGTCAGATTATGAGGTTTCGAAACGATTTTACACCGAAGTGCTGGGCCTGACGGTCATTCAGGAGGTGTACCGGGCCGAGCGGCAATCGTATAAGCTCGATCTGGCGCTCCATGGGCAGTACGTGATCGAGTTGTTTTCATTTCCGAATCCGCCCGCGCGGCCGTCGCGGCCCGAGGCCACGGGGCTGCGTCACCTTGCCTTCGCCGTTGCCGATGTGCAGGCGACCGTCGATGCCCTGCAAAAACACGGTATCGAGGCCGAACCCATCCGCACCGACGAGCTCACCGGCAAGACGTTTACGTTCATTGCCGATCCCGACGGCCTACCCATCGAATTTTACGCGTCGTAA
- a CDS encoding LPO_1073/Vpar_1526 family protein produces MFSKQIQESGDNSQQLQANNMIVNIGIDEKRAREIYQEMNLQLRKDYTQEALEIANLRVTEFENRLLPKMEAVEGALEAFADPSFQLLLVEAQKTAASTERTADYDLLSELLIHRFQKGDNRVTRAGISRAVEIVDKISDDALLGLTVLHSVNYFLPASGIIHQGLSTLNDLFGKLFYSDLPVGIEWLDHLDILDAIRVSNFSSLKKLEEYYPEMLSGYIDTGIEKNSDNYNEAIELLRSNGLPQDILIDHELNGNYVRIKLSNIDQIDSLILHHKIFNNGRISFTQIPLTHAQKIVVKSVYDLYEENASIRQQNVNKFMEEWNKQPNLNKLREWWDSINAGIQLTSVGKVLAHSNAQRCDKNLPSLN; encoded by the coding sequence ATGTTCAGTAAACAAATACAAGAGTCTGGAGATAACTCTCAGCAACTGCAAGCGAATAATATGATAGTCAATATAGGTATTGACGAGAAAAGGGCAAGAGAAATCTATCAAGAAATGAACTTGCAATTAAGAAAAGATTACACCCAAGAAGCTCTGGAAATTGCAAATTTAAGAGTTACAGAATTTGAAAATAGACTTTTACCTAAAATGGAAGCTGTTGAAGGAGCTTTGGAAGCTTTTGCCGATCCAAGTTTTCAATTATTACTTGTTGAAGCACAAAAGACAGCGGCTTCTACAGAGAGAACAGCTGACTACGACCTTTTATCAGAATTACTAATACATCGTTTTCAGAAAGGAGACAACAGGGTAACAAGAGCGGGTATTAGCCGTGCAGTTGAAATAGTAGATAAAATTTCAGACGATGCTTTACTTGGCTTGACCGTTCTTCATTCTGTAAATTACTTTCTTCCCGCTAGTGGCATTATTCATCAAGGACTTAGTACTTTAAATGATTTGTTTGGCAAATTGTTTTACAGCGATCTTCCTGTAGGTATTGAATGGCTTGATCATTTAGACATCTTAGACGCCATAAGAGTTAGCAATTTTAGTAGCCTAAAAAAACTAGAAGAGTATTATCCAGAGATGTTGAGTGGCTATATTGATACAGGTATTGAAAAAAATTCAGACAACTACAATGAAGCCATCGAATTACTTAGAAGTAACGGACTACCCCAAGACATTTTAATCGACCACGAATTGAATGGTAATTATGTTAGAATAAAATTATCCAATATAGACCAAATTGATTCTCTGATACTACATCACAAAATATTTAATAATGGCCGAATATCGTTCACACAGATACCTTTGACCCATGCACAAAAAATTGTCGTAAAATCCGTATATGATTTGTATGAGGAGAATGCCAGTATAAGACAACAGAATGTGAATAAATTTATGGAAGAGTGGAACAAACAACCGAATTTAAATAAACTTAGAGAATGGTGGGATAGTATCAATGCAGGAATACAACTGACCTCCGTTGGAAAAGTCTTAGCTCATTCAAACGCCCAAAGATGTGACAAAAACCTGCCATCATTAAACTAA
- the groL gene encoding chaperonin GroEL (60 kDa chaperone family; promotes refolding of misfolded polypeptides especially under stressful conditions; forms two stacked rings of heptamers to form a barrel-shaped 14mer; ends can be capped by GroES; misfolded proteins enter the barrel where they are refolded when GroES binds), with protein MAKKIFFDTEAREKIKKGVDTLADAVKVTLGPKGRNVILDKKFGSPAITKDGVTVAKEIELKDAMENMGAQLVKEVASKTADQAGDGTTTATVLAQAIYSIGVKNVAAGANPMDLKRGIDKAVKAVAENLAGQAQTVGDDFGKIAQVATISANHDDEIGNMIAEAMKKVGKEGVITVEEARGTETEVKTVEGMQFDRGYLSPYFVTNTEKMEADLDRPFILISEKKVSSMKELLPVLEQVAQTGRPLLIIAEDVDGEALATLVVNKIRGALKVAAVKAPGFGDRRKAMLEDIAILTGGQVISEERGFKLENASIEYLGQCEKIIIDKDNTTIVNGVGQKEDITGRVNQIKAQIENTTSDYDREKLQERLAKLSGGVAILYIGAATEVEMKEKKDRVDDALHATRAAVEEGIVTGGGIALIRAISSLDAVSTINEDEKTGVNIIRVALEAPLRTIVANAGGEGSVVVNKVKEGDGGYGYNAKNDSYEDLFAAGVIDPKKVTRLALENAASIAGLLLTTECLIADEPEEAPAGGGGHAHGGGMGGMM; from the coding sequence ATGGCTAAGAAAATATTCTTTGATACCGAAGCCCGCGAGAAGATCAAGAAGGGTGTTGATACCCTCGCCGACGCGGTGAAAGTAACCCTCGGCCCCAAAGGTCGCAACGTAATCCTTGACAAGAAATTCGGCTCACCCGCCATCACCAAAGACGGTGTAACGGTAGCGAAAGAGATCGAATTGAAAGACGCTATGGAAAACATGGGCGCGCAGCTCGTGAAAGAAGTAGCTTCTAAGACGGCCGATCAGGCGGGTGACGGTACTACTACCGCTACCGTACTGGCGCAGGCTATCTATTCAATCGGTGTGAAAAACGTAGCAGCAGGTGCCAACCCAATGGACTTGAAGCGCGGCATCGACAAGGCGGTTAAGGCAGTAGCCGAAAACCTCGCAGGCCAGGCGCAGACCGTAGGCGACGACTTCGGTAAAATCGCTCAGGTAGCTACGATCTCGGCTAACCACGACGACGAAATCGGTAACATGATTGCCGAGGCCATGAAGAAAGTAGGTAAAGAAGGTGTAATCACGGTTGAAGAAGCGCGTGGTACCGAAACGGAAGTAAAAACCGTAGAAGGTATGCAGTTTGACCGCGGTTACCTGTCGCCCTACTTCGTAACCAACACCGAGAAAATGGAAGCTGACCTCGACCGTCCGTTCATCCTGATCTCGGAGAAGAAGGTATCGTCGATGAAAGAACTGCTGCCGGTGCTGGAGCAGGTGGCTCAAACGGGTCGTCCGCTGCTGATCATCGCAGAAGACGTTGACGGCGAAGCCCTGGCTACGCTCGTGGTAAACAAGATCCGGGGTGCCCTGAAAGTCGCTGCCGTGAAGGCTCCGGGCTTCGGCGACCGCCGGAAGGCTATGCTCGAAGACATCGCTATCCTGACGGGTGGCCAGGTGATCTCGGAAGAGCGTGGCTTCAAACTCGAAAACGCCAGCATCGAATACCTGGGTCAGTGCGAGAAAATCATTATCGACAAAGACAACACGACTATCGTTAACGGTGTAGGCCAGAAGGAAGACATCACGGGTCGGGTTAACCAGATCAAAGCGCAGATTGAGAACACGACGTCGGATTACGACCGTGAGAAACTGCAGGAGCGTCTGGCCAAACTGTCGGGTGGTGTAGCTATCCTCTACATCGGTGCTGCTACCGAGGTAGAAATGAAAGAGAAGAAAGACCGTGTTGACGATGCCCTGCACGCAACCCGCGCGGCTGTAGAAGAAGGTATCGTAACGGGTGGTGGTATCGCCCTGATCCGCGCTATCTCTTCACTCGACGCGGTTAGCACGATCAACGAAGACGAGAAAACGGGTGTGAACATCATCCGCGTAGCCCTCGAAGCCCCCCTCCGCACGATTGTAGCCAACGCCGGTGGCGAAGGTTCAGTGGTGGTGAACAAGGTGAAAGAAGGCGACGGTGGCTACGGCTACAACGCGAAGAACGACTCGTACGAAGATCTGTTCGCAGCCGGTGTTATCGACCCGAAGAAAGTAACTCGTCTGGCTCTGGAGAACGCAGCGTCTATTGCTGGTCTGCTCCTGACCACCGAGTGCCTCATTGCCGACGAGCCCGAAGAGGCTCCAGCTGGCGGTGGCGGTCACGCACACGGTGGCGGCATGGGCGGCATGATGTAG
- a CDS encoding co-chaperone GroES — protein MTTAMEDVKVNVKPLADRVLVEAAPAEEKTAFGIIIPDTAKEKPQRGTVVAVGNGKKDEPLTVQVGDTVLYGKYAGTEITVDGKEYLIMRESDIFAIL, from the coding sequence ATGACAACAGCAATGGAAGATGTAAAAGTGAACGTAAAACCGCTGGCAGACCGCGTGCTTGTAGAAGCTGCACCGGCTGAAGAAAAAACGGCTTTCGGGATTATCATTCCTGACACGGCCAAGGAAAAACCACAACGTGGTACTGTTGTAGCCGTTGGTAATGGCAAAAAAGATGAGCCGCTCACAGTACAGGTTGGCGACACGGTTCTCTACGGCAAATACGCCGGTACGGAGATCACGGTTGATGGCAAAGAGTACCTCATCATGCGCGAATCAGACATTTTCGCGATCCTGTAA